One genomic segment of Gottschalkia acidurici 9a includes these proteins:
- a CDS encoding UbiX family flavin prenyltransferase has product MRVVVGISGGSGAIYGVALLKILQELNIETHLVVSTLGEYVVEHECGIKLEELKGLATHFHENKDLAAPIASGSFKTDAMVIVPCSMKTVSAVANGLSDNLLTRAADVIIKENRKLVVVPRETPLSQIHLENMLKLSRAGVTVLPPSPGFYSHPETIGDIVSGIVARILDQIGIEHNLITRWGE; this is encoded by the coding sequence ATGAGAGTAGTTGTAGGAATTTCTGGAGGTAGTGGAGCTATATACGGAGTAGCCCTTTTAAAAATATTACAAGAATTAAATATAGAAACTCATTTAGTTGTATCTACATTAGGAGAATATGTAGTAGAACACGAATGTGGTATTAAACTAGAAGAACTTAAAGGACTAGCTACACACTTTCATGAAAATAAAGACTTAGCAGCACCTATAGCTAGCGGTTCATTTAAAACGGATGCAATGGTTATAGTTCCTTGCTCAATGAAGACTGTATCTGCTGTTGCTAATGGATTATCAGATAATTTATTGACTAGAGCCGCGGATGTTATAATTAAAGAAAATAGGAAATTAGTTGTAGTACCGAGAGAGACTCCGTTAAGCCAAATACATCTTGAGAATATGCTTAAGCTGTCTAGAGCAGGTGTGACTGTACTTCCACCTTCACCGGGATTCTATAGTCATCCGGAAACTATAGGAGACATAGTTAGTGGTATAGTAGCTAGAATACTTGATCAGATAGGAATAGAGCATAATCTTATAACAAGATGGGGCGAATAG
- a CDS encoding cysteine hydrolase family protein: MSNQHRYGIVVIDMLNDFIGEKAPLRCPGGEEIVPNLQKLFKWVRERNAAGKDDVQLIHIQEAHRKNDADFRVRPVHAIKGTWGSDFIKELYPEGEEYAIPKRRHSSFWHTDLDLYLREENLDTVVVTGVWTNVCVRSTAADALALAYRVITLRDGVHSKDEAQHQNGLVDLSIFTKVIDIDEFTSAIDAGNDPWAGAGDQQNKVQG; the protein is encoded by the coding sequence ATGAGTAATCAACACAGATATGGTATCGTTGTAATCGATATGTTAAATGACTTTATAGGAGAAAAAGCTCCATTAAGATGTCCAGGTGGAGAAGAAATAGTTCCAAACCTACAAAAATTATTCAAATGGGTAAGAGAAAGAAACGCTGCAGGTAAAGATGATGTTCAATTAATCCACATCCAAGAAGCGCACAGAAAAAATGACGCTGACTTCAGAGTTAGACCAGTTCACGCTATAAAAGGAACTTGGGGATCAGACTTCATAAAAGAATTATACCCAGAAGGAGAAGAGTACGCTATTCCTAAAAGAAGACACAGTTCATTCTGGCACACTGACTTAGACTTATACCTAAGAGAAGAAAACTTAGATACAGTAGTTGTAACAGGAGTTTGGACTAACGTTTGTGTTAGATCAACTGCAGCTGACGCTTTAGCATTAGCTTACAGAGTTATAACTTTAAGAGACGGAGTTCACTCTAAAGACGAAGCACAACACCAAAATGGATTAGTAGACTTAAGTATATTCACAAAAGTTATAGACATAGACGAATTTACTTCAGCTATAGATGCTGGAAACGATCCATGGGCTGGAGCTGGAGACCAACAAAACAAAGTTCAAGGTTAA
- a CDS encoding dihydroorotase, with protein MSYDVIIKNAKIPQGDNTVLTNILVKDEKIAGFVSTIHGIEAKETIDAEGHLTFPGFIDSHTHIMYHGFGHRENWVTGTSAAARGGVSTIIDMPCCTVPSTRTVKQLELKIDIANAQTIVDYGLWGGVTGEDVREGWMHNVKEQADFGVVAFKVYMTPSVPTYPRVTDPEMLECFKEVAKTGLPIGIHAENFAICDFYVKKFQEEGRMDGPAWSEARNELAEKVAIELGISFAEATGARLHIVHMSTGIGAKLIGEAKKRGINATSESCPHYLTLNYQEAMTKHGSQAKIAPPIRTSADNEEQWEGLRNGSIDFMATDHAPYEIESEKNKEGMNIWTAFPGIPGVETMAPIIISEGLNKGRLSLSRTVEVLSTNAAKHYGLYPKKGAMEIGSDADFAIVDLEKKWTIDAKGNQASMCGYTPLDGMELKGRVLKTIVRGTVVFDDTQEGVLPTLTDAELEKTVHNFPEGTEEKFADIFEQFPELAAAEYDRSYRKLHPEKINEDVRRIKGIMVKPGFGKYVKRQSIQVLPKTITYGTTTPTGVNRRERESLPEFNK; from the coding sequence ATGAGTTATGATGTAATCATTAAAAACGCTAAGATCCCTCAAGGAGACAATACTGTATTAACTAATATCTTAGTTAAAGACGAAAAAATAGCAGGTTTTGTAAGTACTATTCACGGAATAGAAGCAAAAGAAACTATCGATGCTGAAGGACATTTAACTTTCCCAGGATTTATAGATTCACATACTCATATAATGTATCATGGATTTGGACATAGAGAAAACTGGGTAACAGGAACATCGGCTGCAGCAAGAGGTGGAGTATCTACAATAATAGATATGCCATGTTGTACAGTTCCATCAACAAGAACAGTTAAACAATTAGAACTTAAAATAGATATAGCTAACGCACAAACAATAGTAGACTACGGTCTATGGGGAGGAGTAACAGGAGAAGACGTTAGAGAAGGTTGGATGCACAACGTTAAAGAACAAGCTGACTTCGGAGTAGTTGCATTTAAAGTTTACATGACTCCATCAGTACCAACTTATCCAAGAGTTACTGATCCAGAGATGCTTGAGTGCTTCAAAGAAGTTGCTAAAACAGGACTTCCAATAGGAATCCACGCTGAGAACTTCGCTATATGTGACTTCTATGTTAAGAAGTTCCAAGAAGAAGGAAGAATGGACGGACCAGCTTGGTCAGAAGCTAGAAACGAATTAGCTGAAAAAGTTGCTATAGAATTAGGAATAAGCTTCGCTGAAGCTACAGGAGCAAGACTTCACATAGTTCACATGAGTACTGGAATCGGTGCTAAATTAATAGGAGAAGCTAAGAAGAGAGGAATAAACGCAACTTCAGAATCTTGTCCTCACTACTTAACACTTAACTATCAAGAAGCTATGACTAAACATGGTTCACAAGCTAAAATAGCTCCTCCAATAAGAACTTCTGCAGATAACGAAGAGCAATGGGAAGGGTTAAGAAACGGAAGCATAGACTTCATGGCTACAGACCATGCTCCATATGAAATAGAATCAGAAAAAAATAAAGAAGGAATGAACATCTGGACAGCATTCCCAGGAATTCCAGGAGTAGAAACTATGGCTCCGATAATCATATCAGAAGGATTAAACAAGGGTAGATTATCACTTAGCAGAACTGTGGAAGTATTATCAACTAACGCTGCTAAACACTACGGACTATATCCTAAAAAAGGTGCTATGGAAATAGGATCAGATGCTGACTTTGCTATAGTTGACCTTGAGAAAAAATGGACAATTGATGCGAAAGGAAACCAAGCTTCAATGTGTGGATACACTCCACTTGACGGTATGGAATTAAAAGGTAGAGTACTAAAAACTATAGTTCGTGGAACAGTAGTATTCGATGATACTCAAGAAGGTGTATTACCAACATTAACTGATGCAGAATTAGAAAAAACAGTTCATAACTTCCCAGAAGGTACTGAAGAGAAATTTGCTGATATATTCGAGCAATTCCCAGAATTAGCAGCTGCTGAGTACGATAGAAGTTACAGAAAACTACATCCAGAAAAAATAAATGAAGATGTAAGAAGAATCAAAGGAATCATGGTTAAACCAGGATTTGGTAAGTACGTTAAGAGACAAAGCATTCAAGTATTACCAAAAACAATAACTTATGGTACTACAACTCCAACAGGAGTGAACAGAAGAGAGAGAGAATCTCTACCAGAGTTCAATAAGTAA
- a CDS encoding cyclase family protein translates to MNLRLVDLTQDIYEGMPLYGIHQKTFIMTNQTHEQSKAATGSDLGFYARNILMSEHCGTHSDAVLEFKEGGKDIVDMPIEYFYGSAICVDLTHMRYPDYIEVKDLQEAIAKSGQEIRKGDIFLMYTGLFNREYPGAGYQNHYTGVSYEAAKWLAEQGVVNIGVDAPAIDQTPDDLTFAGHKVCGEYGITNTENLCNLDQVVNKRFLYFGLPLKIPGGTGSPIRAVALLED, encoded by the coding sequence ATGAACTTACGTTTAGTTGACTTAACGCAAGATATTTATGAAGGTATGCCATTATATGGAATACATCAAAAAACATTTATAATGACTAATCAAACTCATGAGCAAAGTAAAGCAGCTACAGGAAGTGACTTAGGGTTTTATGCAAGAAATATCCTTATGAGTGAACACTGTGGAACTCATAGTGATGCTGTTCTTGAGTTTAAAGAAGGTGGCAAAGATATCGTAGATATGCCTATAGAGTATTTCTATGGTAGTGCTATATGCGTAGACTTAACTCATATGAGATATCCAGATTATATAGAAGTAAAAGACTTACAAGAAGCTATTGCTAAATCTGGACAAGAGATAAGAAAAGGTGATATATTCCTTATGTACACTGGTCTATTTAATAGAGAATATCCAGGTGCAGGATATCAAAATCACTACACAGGGGTAAGTTATGAAGCTGCTAAATGGTTAGCTGAACAAGGAGTAGTAAATATAGGAGTAGATGCTCCCGCAATAGATCAAACTCCAGATGACTTAACTTTTGCAGGTCATAAAGTTTGTGGAGAATATGGTATAACTAATACTGAAAACCTTTGCAACTTAGATCAAGTTGTAAATAAAAGATTCTTATACTTTGGTCTTCCTTTAAAAATCCCTGGAGGAACTGGTTCTCCTATACGTGCAGTAGCACTATTAGAAGATTAA
- a CDS encoding PucR family transcriptional regulator, with the protein MSRQNGITIEEVLKMDCMKNCKIIAGFKGIKNTISSVNVMADPDVISWVEEGDLLLMTGYSFKKITLQEQKNIIKESSKKGLAGIGIKVHPYLETLPSEVLELAENLNFPVIDIYYATPLSDIMTPIFNEIFNRQAYLLKKIEKIYEQFMNAMLKGQNIKDITNLIGDNIKNPVLVKLDVQDKEISQFELIESDKKDILFENVLNFYKNPNRYSEKKIDESNELLDSKYIKRIVVPVIAKDSVFGHIFAWGVNKPLGGYALSVLEIASTTIALEVLKILSVREVENRYKSEFIEDLISLDSKRKEKAIERASFFNLNRNDKFLSVTIKIKGKDNVEEKNFTKLDGVVNSLELYLSKVHDHIERSIRDLELTGVVASKTELIIILLSFKDDESIERALNEFSKQIESIDERFKSIDMSVGIGRVNSYLENFANSYIDSIKAISTGKILKENLVTNFENLGIFKILSQDHLEEELSKFYDGTIKPLVDYDEKKSTELVKTLQSYFDNNGNLKKMSDELFTHYNTVLYRVQRIMEITNMDLENPNDRLNLEISLKIKQLLGK; encoded by the coding sequence ATGAGTAGACAAAACGGCATAACTATTGAAGAAGTATTAAAGATGGACTGTATGAAGAACTGCAAAATAATAGCGGGATTTAAAGGCATAAAAAATACTATATCTAGTGTAAATGTTATGGCGGATCCAGATGTTATAAGTTGGGTTGAAGAAGGTGATTTGCTATTAATGACAGGTTACTCCTTTAAAAAAATTACATTACAAGAACAAAAAAATATAATAAAGGAATCTTCTAAGAAAGGACTAGCTGGAATCGGTATAAAAGTACACCCTTACTTAGAAACTCTGCCGAGTGAAGTTTTGGAGCTAGCGGAAAATTTGAACTTTCCCGTTATAGATATTTATTATGCTACACCATTATCTGATATAATGACCCCTATATTTAACGAAATATTCAATAGACAGGCATATTTACTTAAAAAGATAGAGAAAATCTATGAACAGTTTATGAATGCAATGCTAAAGGGTCAAAATATTAAAGACATAACTAATCTCATAGGTGATAATATAAAAAATCCAGTTTTGGTTAAATTAGATGTTCAGGATAAAGAAATATCTCAATTTGAATTAATTGAAAGTGATAAGAAAGATATACTTTTTGAAAATGTATTAAACTTTTATAAAAATCCTAACAGGTATAGTGAGAAAAAGATAGATGAAAGTAATGAATTATTAGATTCTAAATATATTAAGAGAATAGTAGTACCAGTAATAGCTAAAGATAGTGTTTTTGGACATATATTTGCTTGGGGGGTAAACAAGCCATTAGGAGGGTATGCACTGTCAGTACTAGAAATAGCATCTACTACTATAGCATTAGAAGTTCTCAAAATATTATCTGTAAGAGAAGTAGAAAATAGGTATAAGTCTGAATTCATAGAGGATCTTATATCACTAGATAGTAAAAGAAAAGAAAAGGCTATTGAACGCGCATCTTTTTTTAACTTGAATAGAAATGATAAATTTTTAAGTGTGACTATAAAGATTAAAGGAAAAGATAATGTTGAAGAAAAAAACTTCACGAAATTAGATGGAGTAGTTAATTCTCTAGAGCTTTACCTTTCTAAAGTTCATGACCATATAGAGAGAAGTATAAGAGATCTAGAACTTACTGGAGTAGTAGCAAGTAAAACTGAATTAATAATAATACTTTTATCATTCAAAGATGATGAAAGTATAGAGCGTGCACTAAATGAGTTTTCAAAACAAATAGAATCTATAGATGAAAGATTCAAAAGCATAGATATGAGTGTTGGAATAGGAAGAGTTAATAGTTATTTAGAAAATTTCGCAAACAGTTATATAGACTCTATAAAGGCAATATCAACTGGAAAGATATTAAAAGAAAACTTAGTGACTAACTTTGAAAACTTAGGTATATTTAAAATATTATCACAAGACCATCTAGAAGAGGAATTATCAAAATTCTATGATGGTACTATCAAACCTTTAGTAGACTATGATGAGAAAAAGTCTACTGAACTTGTGAAGACACTACAGTCATATTTTGACAATAACGGAAATTTAAAAAAGATGTCTGACGAGTTGTTCACTCACTATAATACTGTTCTTTACAGAGTACAAAGAATTATGGAAATAACTAATATGGATTTAGAAAATCCTAATGATAGATTAAATCTAGAGATATCACTGAAAATAAAACAATTGCTTGGAAAATAA
- a CDS encoding cyclodeaminase/cyclohydrolase family protein yields the protein MLLVERTVNDFVEVVESDAPAPGGGSVSALAAGLGSALTAMVGGLSIGRKAFDALEDSQKTEIEEGTKKAIELRKRLMEIVDEDTNAFNDYMEALKLPKETDEEKAARKQAMEDAMKGAVRVPLEAAQKALESVKLIDSFLKYGNQNAITDAGVASLIGTAGVQGAVYNVLINLGSISDQAFNDEMRKTCDELVKEAKALREVHEKDVFSKLA from the coding sequence ATGTTATTAGTAGAAAGAACAGTTAATGATTTCGTTGAAGTAGTAGAAAGTGACGCTCCAGCTCCAGGTGGTGGAAGTGTATCAGCTTTAGCAGCAGGATTAGGATCTGCTCTAACTGCAATGGTTGGAGGATTATCTATAGGAAGAAAAGCATTTGATGCTTTAGAAGATAGCCAAAAGACAGAAATAGAAGAGGGAACTAAAAAAGCTATTGAATTAAGAAAAAGATTAATGGAAATAGTTGACGAAGATACTAACGCTTTCAACGACTACATGGAAGCTTTAAAATTACCAAAAGAAACTGATGAAGAAAAAGCTGCTAGAAAACAAGCTATGGAAGATGCTATGAAAGGTGCTGTTAGAGTACCTCTAGAAGCAGCTCAAAAAGCATTAGAATCAGTAAAACTTATAGATTCATTCTTAAAATACGGAAACCAAAATGCTATAACTGACGCAGGAGTTGCATCATTAATAGGAACAGCAGGAGTACAAGGTGCTGTTTATAACGTATTAATAAACTTAGGAAGCATCAGTGATCAAGCTTTCAACGACGAAATGAGAAAAACATGTGATGAATTAGTAAAAGAAGCTAAAGCTTTAAGAGAAGTACACGAAAAAGACGTTTTCAGTAAATTAGCATAA